A segment of the Asinibacterium sp. OR53 genome:
TTCAACATGGTGAGCATATCGGGTGTAATGTTGAAACGAATTTCTTTTTCTTCTCCCTTGTCAAGGCTTACCCGTTGAAACGCTTTCAGTTCTTTCACAGGCCTTGCCACGGATGCCAGTTCATCGTGCAGGTATAATTGCACCACTTCATCAGATTTATAATTACCTGTGTTTTTCAGTTTAAAGCTGAGCGACAATGTTTCTCCTGTTTTGATCACATGTTTCGCCAACCGGAGATCCGAATAGGTAAAACTTGTGTAACTCAACCCGAATCCAAACGGAAACAGCGGCATTCCGGTAAGGTTGTTATAATCGTCGCCGCGGCCGGTAGGTTTGTGGTTATAAACCAGCGGTAGTTGCGCTTCCGATACAGGGAATGTAATGGGCAGTTTACCTGAAGGCGACCGGTCTCCGAATAAAATAGCCGCCACTGCATCTCCGCCTGCTTCGCCCGGATACCATACATCCAGCACACCATTCACTTTATCCAGCCAGTTGCGCATCGTAACAGCGCTGCCGCCTACCAGCAATACCACAACCCGTTTACCCGAAGCAGCTACACGCTGTAACATTTCATCCTGCAAGCCCGGCAACGCCAGTGAAGCCCTGTCCCTGAACTCTCCTTCTTCAATACCAGCAACCACTACCGCTATATCAGCGCCGGCTGCTGCATTCACTGCTTGCTGTATCTTGTATTCGCTGCTGTCTTGCACACCTGCATTCCAAATGAGGTGGAACCGTGCATTACCCGCCGGTTCAAAATATTCTACCCTGATATCGTAAGCTTTTTCTTTTTCAAAATGAAAATTGGCCAGCTTCGTAGCATAGCTCTGTTTTTGCCAATTATCGATGATGAGTTGGTCGTTGATAAACAAACGGTAGCCATCGTTACCGTCGATACCAATATCAACATTACCCGTTACAGGAGATTGGATCTTCCCCGTCCATCTTGCCGAGAAAAAATCATAATTGATCTTTGCGGGATCGGGAGAAAACAAAGTCCACTGAAAATTGATGGCCGCATCCACCCTTGATAGTACCGGCGTTCCTTGCAGCGTAATATTGTTGAAATAAGCTGCAGATAATCCTGGCACCCTTTTTCCATTTTGCATGGTGAATAAACAACTATCCGGAACGACCGTCCAGGTTTGATGTTGCCTTCCAGGTCCGGGTGCGTACACTACCTGCCAATTATTTCCGGCTCTTTCTTGTATACCTGCCAGGATGGATTGCTTATGAATACCGGGACCGCTGTAACCACCCAGCCGCGCTTCGACAGCGTCTGTACCAAGCACCGCAATTTTTTTGAGGGATGTGGTAAAAGGCAATACCTGGTGATCGTTCTTCAGCAGCACCATTGAACGGATGGCTGCTTCTTTGGCCAGTTCCCGGTGTTGTTGGATGCTCCACTGCTCCAGCATCGATGCATCTACATAAGGTTTTTCAAAAAGACCCAGTTCGAATTTTGCCCTTAATACCCTGGCTACGGCGCTATCAATGGCGCCTGGTCTCATGCTCTTATCGAGAAAATGTTTTTCGAACAATTGATGGTGTTCATACGCAGTCTGAAAGATCACATCCAATCCGTTCTCAATAGCCTGCTTGCCGGCTTCTGCATAATCTGCTGCCGTAAAATGTAATACATTGGCGCCACCGGTGGCTCCTGCATCGGACAACACGAATCCTTTGAACCCCCAGTCTTTCCTGAGTTTTTTATTCAGCAACCAGTCATTGGCAGAACAAGGCGAACCGTCCAGTGAATTGTATGCTGTCATGATACTCCTGGCGCCGCCCTTTTGTATCACCGCTTTGAAGGGGACAAAATAAGTTTCTTCGAGCAACCGTTCATTGTAATGGATCGGGTAACTATCCCGACCACCTTCGCCATGGTTCACCGCAAAATGTTTGGGATTGGTGATGATCCCTCTTTGTTCAAATGCTTTTACAAAAGCCACACCCATGGCTGCCGAGAGTACCGGATCTTCTCCATAAGTCTCTTCCACCCTTCCCCAGCGCGCATCGGTGGCCAGGTTTACCACCGGTGAAAGAATATGACGAATGCCTCTCGATTTTGTTTCATTGGCAATGGCAGCAGCTACTTTGTTCATTAATGTGGTATCCCAGGTAGCTGCCAGGGCAATCGCCTGGGGAAAAGCAGTGGCTTCATCGCGGATGAGGCCATGCAATGCTTCATCGAAAGCAATGATGGGAATGCCCAGTCTTGTTTGTTCTACAAAATACTTTTGTATGCTGTTGATCTTTTGAAGGGTTTGTTGCGCGGTTTGTCCGGATTGATAATTCAACAGTTGTGCGGCGGCACCATGCTGCTGTTGCACGGTATTTACCTGGAAACCAAAAATGCCATTCTTATATTTTGAAGGATCATTACCCAGGTCGCCCGGTATCATGAACAGTTGCCAGAATTTTTCTTCCGGTGTCATGCGCTTCAGCAAGTCTTTTACCCGCACTTCTATGGGAAGGCGGGCGTTCTTATAAGCCGGAATCGTTTGTGCAATGGAAGGGTTGGCCAGGGCCAGGCAAAGCAGGAGAAATATGGTTATTTTTTGCATACAACTGTTAATAATACACTTATTATCCGAATGGACTGTAAGTTGCAGCAGCTTTTCTGATTTTCAACCAGGATTCTTCTATTTATAGGGGAAACTGCTTCTTCAGCAATGGCAGGTTCCCTGTTGAACAGGCGGGCATTTAACCGACCCGTAGCTGCAATACACACAGCAGTCGCCCGCCTTGGGTTGCAGGCGCTGGTGGCAGTTTTCGCATACATAGAAATACTGGCATGCATCGGTGGGCATGGTTTCTTCTTTTTGATGTCCGCAGTGGGGACAAGTAATGATAGATTGCAATTGTACCGCAGTATTTGACATACTATGAGATTTTGTTCCCGGCTGTTATTTGCCGGGGGATGGAGATATTACTTTATAGCCTGTTTCATTTTCGATGACGCCAGCCAGTTGTTGCAACGATATACTCGTGCTATCGAATTGGATGGTTACAGTGCCCTGGGGATAAGAGGTGTGAACCTGTTGCACACCTTTCTTTTTCAGCAAAGCGTTGTTCACATGTCCCTCGCAGGCTTCACAGTCCATGCCCTGTAAGTGTAATACAGCCTGCTGCTGGTTGGGCAAATGATTCGCTGCCTGTTGCTGCGGGATTTGAGGTTGCAAATATTTTGCATAATAGGGAAAGGCTGACAGCAAAAGGGAGACCGCCGCAACGATCCAAAGAAAAGATTTTGATTGCAAAAAGCTGCGCTTTGTTTCGCATGCACATTCGTCTTTCGCTTTTGGTTTATACGCCTGGTAAAAAGCAAACCCCAGGATCAATACCGTTGCCCCTAACAAGTAAGGCCTGAGCGGTGCAGCCCAGCTAAATGCGGCAACAGCGCTGCCGGTACCGCTTATAATGGCCAGTGCAGGAACAATACAGCATAACGATGATGTCAGCGCCAGCACCAGTCCGGAACCAAGCAGTATCTTATTGTTTTTTTCGTTGCTCATATTGCCGCTGCTTTTGCATTCAACTGGTTGATGATCTTAAAGAACGGCCTCAACAATTTCAGGTGCTCCGTTTTAAGGGAATAGAAAATCGTTTGACCCTCTTTACGCGATTCGATGATATTACCATCTTTCATTTTGCGCAGGTGCTGCGAAATAGCTGGTATGCTCATGCCAAGGATATCACTGAGGTCACAGGGGCAAAGTTCTTTTTCTTCTTCCAGCAGGTATAAGATCTTCAGCCGGACGTCGTTTCCGGCCAATGACAAGATACCAGATAGTTGCGAAAATGATCTTTCATTGTCAGCTATCTTTTCCCTGCAATCATTGATCTGCTCCGGATTGGCATTTTCACGAATACAAGTCCTCCTCATAACGAATAACTTTCTCACAAAAATAAACCTATTTTACTATTTAAGCAATTAGTTAAATAACTATCTCACAATCACCAATGCCTTGACTGTCTAGTCCTAAAATACTTTTATTTTTTTCCACCGGGTTTCCTGCTGGCCATTTTCACACTCTGCAACTGAATGGCCGACACTTCCCCCGGAATGGCCAGCGCGAAAGGATACTTGAGATGATACTTTTCTGTTGCACTCGGGATGCTTGGATGATCCTTGGGCAACCACATCCCATGAAACTGCAAGCCTTGTACGGCCAAAAGTCTTATCCTATCGGGCAATATGGTCCCTGAAACCGCAGGCTGTCGCAACAAAAGCTGCATATGCCGGCTCCCAGGGGAAGATTTGAAGTACAGCAAGGCTTTGCTGCTGTCGAAGGCGTAATAACACGCGAAACAATGAGGTCTGCCGTCCCCATCCACACAGCAGATCGAAGCGCATGTTTGCCGCTCGATAAACCGAATGATCGACTCTTCCATATAGTTATTGTTTTAGCCACCCTGCTTCCCTGTACCAGCCGATGGCCTGCCTGAGACCTTCTTCCAGCCCAAAACAGGGCTTGAATCCGAGCTCTGTCATCTCCGGGCAACAGACGCTCCAGTTAAGCGCCTTGAAATCCCGGAGACGGTCCCGGTTCAGGAAGGTAGCCCTCCCTGTGATATACCCCATTGCCTCTGCGATACTTGCGACGCCTGATACCATCCAGGCCGGCAGTGCCACCGGGATGGCGCTCTTGTTCAGAACAGAGCCTGCGATATGGGCAAAACTCTTCTGCGTATACACACGGAGATCGGATATCAGGAATTGTTTGTGCAAAACCGGTGATTCCACGCATAAAAAAACTGCCTGGCAGAGATCATTCACATGCAGGAAACTAAGCAGTCGACCCTCATCCCTCAATCCGATATCAAGCCGCTGTTGTAAGCACTTCAGTACTGGTAAAAAGCCCGTGTCCCGCGGGCCGTACACGGCAGTGGGATTGATAATGACAAACGGAAAATCCCTGAGAGCGAAAAGAAACTGTTCGGCTTCCAGCTTGCTTTGCCCATATTTCGACACAGGGTTTCGCTCCTGGGCAAGAGAAATAGGCGTTCTCTTGACGCCAGGCCCGAACGAGGCCAGGCTGCTGAGGTAAACAAATTTACGGGGAATAAGGCCATTCCGCATCAGCGCATGGACCAAACGCCTCGTGTGCCCGCAATTCACCACGCGGTAATCAGCCGGGCGAACGGCTTTGGTTACACCAGCGGCATGAATGACCACGTCCAGTTTGTCATACCTATCCCTGAACCCTCGCAGGGCAAGATCCAGCGCCTCGTCGTCGCTAAGATCCAGTTCCAGGAAGCGGATACCGGGATGCGCCAGGTATTTGCGTCGGCTGCTGTTCCTTATTCCCGCAAAGGTATTGAAGCCTCTTTGGAGAGCTTCGTCCACTAAAGCGCTGCCGATAAAACCGCTTGCTCCCGTGATCAAAATATTACGCATGCTCGTTCAGGTATCTTATATAACAACGCCGCCGTTTATGCTGCGTGGCCTCATAGTGTTCCCAGATGGCGCGGATGTTGCGATTGGTTTCCAGTTCGGGGTTGGACTCGGCATAGGCAATGCCATTTGCGATGTACGATTTTGTGATCTCATGCATCAGCAAGGCAACGGCTCCCTTCCCTTGCCATGCTTTATCGACGGCTACCAGGTACAGGTCGGCGAGGTTGTTTTTTCTCAATGCCTTCAGGATATACGCAAACCCAAAAGGCAACAATCTCCCCTTTACCTTTTTCAGGGCGGCGGAGAGCGAAGGCATAGTGATCCCACACGCTATCAGTTTGCCGTTCTCATCGGTCACCAGCGGAACGAAATCGGTACGGATAAACGAAAAATACTGTTTGGTGTAATATGCGATCTGCTTTTCCGTCAGAGGGACTACTCCATATAGATGGGAATAGGTTTCATTGATCAGGTCGAAGATAGCATTTGCGTAAGGAAGGATGTCTTTGGGTCGGCGCGCCTTTATTACCTGCAATCTGAATCGCTGCCTAACAACGGCGGCCATCCTCTCCAGTTTCTCCGGCATTGTTGACGGCACCTTTATCTGGTATTCGACCCAATCGGCATCCTTTACATAGCCGGCCTTTTCCATCAGGGATGGGTAATAAGGATAATTGTAAATGGCAGCCAGTGTGCCCACCTGATCGAATCCATTCACTAGCATTCCTTCGCGGTCCAGGTCGGTAAAGCCCATCGGGCCGTGGACCGCGGTCATGCCTGTTTCACTGGCCCAGATCTCGACCTGGGCGAGCAAGGCAAGGCCGACGCTGTCATCATCTTCAAAATCGAACCAGCCAAAACGCATATACTTGCTGCCCCATTTGTCGATATAGGCCTGGTTAAGGATGCCCGCAATGCGCCCGACTATTCTCTCTTGCCGGTATGCCAGCCAATAGCGAGCTTCGCAATAGTCGAAAGCCGGGTTTTTGTCCTTCCGCAATGTGGCCATCTCGTCAAAACGCAAGGGAGGCACATAAAAAGGATCATTCTTGTACAACCGGTAGGGGAAGTCAATAAAATTCTTTAGCTGCCTTGGGGCCATCACCTCCCGGATCACGATGTCCATTGGATTTGTCATACGTTTATGCCTGTTTGATACCAAATAGTTGAAGTTCGCGGCTGACCTTTTCAAGCGCAGACAAGGCCATGTCGAGCTGCCGGCGGGTATGAGTGGCCATGACCGACATCCGCACCATAGCCGCATCGCTCCTGACCGCCGGGGACACTACCGGGTTCACAAATATGCCCCGGTCGAACAAACGTTGCGTAAATTCGAATGTGAGCCGGTTATCCCTGATGTAAATGGGTATGATGGGAGTCATGGAACAATGGGTATCGAACCCCAGCTGATCCAACATTTTCGCCATATAAGCGGTATTGTCCCGGAGGGCTTCCTGTCTCTCCGGTTCTGCCTGGATGATCTCCAGCGCAGCCATGGCGGCGGCGGCGGCGGAAGGTGGAATGCTGGCGCTGAAGATCAGCGCCCTGCTATGGTGCTTGAGATAGTTGATCATTTCCCGGGTGGACGCGACAAAACCGCCGACAGAAGCAAGCGACTTGCTGAAGGTGCCCATAATGATATCTACCTGGTCTGTCAGTCCGAAATGATCGGCCGTACCCCGGCCCGATTCTCCCAGCACGCCGATAGAATGGGCATCGTCTACCATGAGAAGCGCCTCGTATTTTGCAGCCAGCGCTGCGATCTCCGGCAGTTTGCAGATATCTCCCTCCATGCTGAATATGCCGTCCACAACGATCATCCTAATGCCTTCTCCTTCCACGGCACGCAGGATCCTTTCCAGGTCATTCATATCGTTGTGCGCGAATTTCAGGACCCGGGAAAATGAAAGCCGGCTGCCCTCTATGATAGAGGCGTGATCCGCCTCGTCCAATATCAACACGCCGTTCCTTCCCGTCAATGACGCCACGGTTCCCAGGTTTGCTTGGAAACCGGTAGTAAAAACCAACGCTGCCTCCTTCCCGACAAAATCAGCCAGCCTTTCTTCCAGCCGGATATGCAGCCGGGAAGTGCCGTTCAGAAATCTCGACCCCGAACAGCTGCTGCCGTATTTGTCGATCGCCTGTTTCGCAGCGGCGGTCACTTTCGGATGGTTGGTAAGCCCCATATAGCTGTTGGAACCGAACATCAGGAGTTTTTTACCCTGGATGACTATCTCCGTATCCTTGTTCTCGCCGATAGGCCTGAAATAAGGATAGATTCCGGCATTTTTTAATTCGTCGGGCGCCGTATACCCGGCTAATTTTTCAACTAACTTTCTTTGTATCATATTGTTCTTTACGCTGAAGTTTGCGGACTGATCTTTCGATACCGCTGAGAAGACGGTCTGCTTCATTCGGATCGAAATCGATATGGTTCTGTTTTTTAACGCCATGATCCCACAATTGGACATGAAGGGACGGGACTACGCCATGATTGCCCAGGCAAGCCCTGACACATGCAAGCGGGCAACCGTCGATAGCAACGATCTTCCTTCCGGACAATGCCTTTCGGACAAGGCTTTTCACATTGCCTCCGACACCCGCGATGCAGGACATCTCCGCCAACCCGTTCCTGTCCAGACGCAGCGCAAGGTAATTGGCCATCTGTGCAGCGCTGGAACAGCCGGAACAGGAATACACCAGTGGAATCTCCTCTATTTCAGTAGTATTTTTCATTGTGAAGCATTTCTCTATTTACCCCTGAACCTGGGGGATTAAACATTGATCCGGATTCGTTATCCTTTTTTCGGCGACCGCCTCCTTTACCGCTTTTCTGCGGGTAAGGACGAACCAAACCAACGGTATCACTCCCCCGCAAGTGAACACGGCGCCTCCTGCAATACGCATCCAGGTAAGGGTCTGGAAAACCGGGCCCTCGACAAAAGCCCCGCTGCGCGCGTACCAAAGACCGTTTTCCGTCACGGCGTTGAATTGGTAGATACCGGCCGGGAACAGATCAAGCAGGACCATCAGCAGCAAGCCGGTATTAATAGACCAGAAAATACCGGTAACGATCCGGGTATTCCAACGCTCGGGCTTGAAAAGGAGCTGGCAACAAAATAGAATGGCGGCCAGCGCAAGGTTACCGTATACGCCCATGAGCGCGGCATGCCCGTGGTTGACTGTTAGATAGGTTCCATGTTCATAGTAATTGGCGATCGGCAGGTTGATGATGAAGCCGAGTACGCCTGCACCGAAAAAATTCCAGAAATTGACCCCTAGCAGGAACAAAAATACTTCGCGGAATCCGAAGACTGTCTTTCCATTTCCATTCGTTCCGCCACCATTTTCCAGTATACGGGGCAGTTTGCTGAACCGGTACGCCTCCAGCGTAAGTAACACCAGCGGTATCACCTGCAATGTCGAAAAGACGGAGCCCAGCGCCATCGTAAACACTGGTTTCCCGTTCCAGTAAAAATTATGGGAGATGCCCAACAACCCTGAGCCCAGGAAAAGCAACGTGGCCAGGTAGATCACTCGGATGGCCGCCTGCTTGCTCACCAACCCCATCAATACCATGAAATAACCAATCAGCACGGTGGTGAACACCTCGAAAAATGCTTCTGCCCACATATGGATGACCATCCATCGCCAGAAATCGGCGATCACGAAGTTGGTCTTCGGCGTAGCGATGAACCCGGAGACGAGCAGCAGGATAATGCTCGCCGCGGCATATACCAGCCAGTTCGGCAATGCCCACGGCTGCCGAAGACTCATCACGGGGCGGACTCCCCTGTAGAGCACGATGAACCACAATACAAACACGGTGCCCAGCACTACTTCCCACAATTTACCCATCTCGATGTATTCCCAGCCCTGGTGACCTAGCCAATACCACTTATTACCGAGGATACCCTTCGGCCCCAGCAGAATACCCGCAAATGCACCGGCTACCAGCAAAGCGGTAAGCCAAAAGACAATACGGATCAGGCGCACCTGGCCCGCCGGCTGCACGGGCGAGACCAGCGACATCATAAAAAAAGACGCCCCGATCCAGCAGGCCGATATCCACAACAGGGATAGCTGTACGTGCCAGCTCCTGGTAACTGTCACCGGCAACACCTTGGAAAGGTCAACGCCGAAGAAATGAACAAAGCCTACAAAATCATGCACCGTCAGGATGCCGGCGAGCACCTGGATGCCGAATAGGATGACGGCCGTATAAAAGAAGGGGAAAGAGGCCCTTTGAACAGCATCGGGCCGGAATCTTCCGACCTCCTGCTTCGTCATGAACGACCGGGCATTCTTGGTGTATACCCTGTCATCCAGCTTTTCCAGTCTGCCATGATAATACAGCACCAACCCCAGGCCGAATATCAATCCCAGGGAGCCGAGGATACTCCATAAAATGATGGCCGGACTCGGCCGATTGCCCGCAGCCGGGTCGTATGGCCAGTTATGGGTATAGCTGTAGACCTTGCCCGGCCGTTCTACTCCGCACACCCAGGCTCCCCAGAAAAAGAAAGCGCTCAACGACCGTATCTCCTCACTATCGGTGAGATACCCGGCCGGTTTAAACGACTCAGGGCCGTGAGCTGCGAACTTTTGAAGCTGGAATTTCAATAGGTCCTCAGCGGCATAAGCCTGTGCGTCCGTCAACGTCACGGAGTTGGTGCCGGCGTTATATCGGTTATCCTTGATCTCCGACTTTACCTGCTCGCCGATCCCTCTATCGGCTAAAACGTCTTGCAGATCGGCCGGTCGTTTCGCGAGGTAGTACTGCTGCATGGACAAAGCAATGTGGTGAAGGGCCTCCGCGGTGAAATCGGGCCCCCTGTTGGCACCGTCACCGAACATGCTCCCGTAGTCCATCAACGCATATTTCTGGAAGATGGCCTGTCCGTTCAATATATCCGCTTTGCGGTAGATGATCGCTCCTTCCGCCGAAACATAGTCGGGGACAGGCGGCGCCTCTGTATACGTGTGGATACCGATCATCATGACCCCGGCGGCGCTGACGGTAAAGATCAACAGCAAGGGAAGCCACCAGTTCCGGGGGTTAAGCAGGTAATTGATAAAATTTTCTTTTGCCATAAAGCAGGGTTTATTTGGCAAATATAATAATTAAGGACAATTTTGTCCTTAATTATGTTACAGATCACAAAAATATTTCGTTTCGAAACGGCGCATGCCATACACGGATACCCCGGCCCGTGCAGCAACCTCCACGGGCATTCCTACCGACTGCACGTTACCGTAGCAAGGCAGCGCGACAATGATGGTCGCTTACCACCGACGGGGTTCATCATGGATTTCAAGCAGCTGAAACGCCTCGTGAATCATGGGATCGTCTCCCTGTTCGATCATCACACCATCCTGTCATCGGCCTACCTGGTCTGCCATCCTCCCGTCGCCGCGATTTCGAATCTATGGATATGGGAAACCGAGCCGACGGCAGAGAATATGCTGCTTTATATTCGCGATTCCCTGCAGCAACAGCTGCAGCCCGATGTGGTTCTGAGAAGACTCAGGCTCTTTGAGACCGACGACTCTTATGCCGAATGGGAGGAGGATAAAATGTGTTAAATTGCGCATCAAAACGTTCCATGTTCTCAAAAGCAACCGAATACGCCTTGCGGGCTGCTATTTTTATTGCCCAGAAGAGCAGCGAGGATAACAAGCTGGGCATCGATGAGATCGCCAGGGCCATCAATTCACCCCGGTCGTTCACGGCAAAGACTCTCCAGTTGCTCAGCGCAGACAATAAGATCGTGCATTCCACACGCGGCCCCAACGGCGGGTTTTATATGTCCGAAAAAGCCCGGAAGCTTCCCGCACGAGCCATCCTGGAAGCCATGCAGGAGGATGACTTGCTAGAAAAATGCGTCCTCGGCCTGAAACAGTGTTCCGAAGCAAAACCCTGCCCGATGCATTCGGAATACAAATCGATCAAGCTGCAATTGAAAACCCTTTTCGAAACCACCACTATCCAGCAGCTTGCCGATGAGTTGGGGAAGGGCGATAGCAAGACGAAGGCAGGAGTTACGATATTATACAAATAAAATAATTTATGGAACCGAAACCTGTCAAGCGAGATGAAAATATCCTGAAATTATCCAGGGATCATCACTTTGGCTTGCTGTTTTGCTGGAAGATCAGGCAGGGGTTGAAAAATGGGGCAAGCCCTGCCCGCATCGTTGCTTATATCCGGCATTTCTGGGAGAAACACCTCCGGGAACACTTTGAAGAGGAAGAGACTATTCTCTTCACGCCACGGAAGGACATCCTGGTGGAAAAAGCATTGGATGATCATCGGGATATCCGGCTCCATATCGAATCGCTTGCAGCAGACGCGAAACACGGGGAGCTCGACCTCTTAGCCGATAAAGTCGACAAGCACATCCGCTTTGAAGAACGGCAGCTTTTTCCACATCTGGAGAAGATATTGAGCAAGGAGCAGCTAAAAGATATAGGGGAGCGATTGGGAAAGAACCAAACTCCCCTGAAAGACGAATACGCGGATGAATTCTGGGCTATTCAGGATACCAAATAAATTCCCGAAGCTTTTTTTCGTCAATGATCCGGATATATTTGCCCTGGGTACTGACGATACCTTCACCGGACCACTTCGTGAACAGCCGGAAAACCGCTTCATAGGCCGTCCCCGCATAGCACGCGATATCCAGCCGGGTGATGGGAACGGAAATATACCCTTCTGCATTCAGTCCAAAAACCTCTTGGATAGTAAAAAGCGCTTCTGCGACCCTGCCCTTGACCGGCATGACCGCAAGGCTGCGCATCCGGCTTTCCGCTCTTTGCAGCTCCCCGGCATATAGTTGCATCATCGCATAAAGAAAAGATGGGTTGGTCTTGAAGGTACTTTCCAGGAACTCATTGCGGATAAAACAGATCCTGGTGTGATCGAGGGCCGTTGCCGATACCGGGAAGGCTGTTCCGTGGGTTTGACCACGATGCCCGAGTACGTCTCCAAGGGTTGCAAAACGAACGATGAAATCTTTATCACCACCCCAGTATTGGTGAATTTTAACCGCTCCATCATAAATGAAATAGATGCCCCTGACTTCCTCCCCCTCCCGAAAAATGGCTCGACCCTTCTTGAAGTAAAGGGTTTGTTTTTCGGTCGCTATCGCCCCGTTCCACTCCGGAAGACAATTCTGGCATAAAAAGCATCGGCTGAGGTCGCAGGTATCTCGGTCTGTCATCGGTCCGTTAATTGATCGTTGTGTTGTACAAGTCCTTTGATCGTCAGGGCGGCTGACACCGTCTGTGCTTCAACCCCATCCAGGATCTGTCGTATCCCACCACGCCGGTCTAAAATATAGATGGCATTGGAATGGCTGAAGTCGCCGTTTGCAAGCCGTTGGTATCTCACGTTCAGCGCCATGGACAATTCTCTTACCTGGCCGGCGTTGCCATGGAGCAGCACCCAGTGATCGTCCAGTTGTTGTTGTCCGGCGAACCGGCTCATCTGTACAGGATCGTCCCGCTGCACGTCGAACGACACCAGGACGAATCCGACCTCATTTTTTTCGGCCGTAGGCAAAGCTCTTTGTATGGCTTTCATGTCCGCCACCAGTCGGGGGCAAGCATACCTGCAATGCGTGAAAACCATCGCCACGACTTGCACTTTTCCCTTCAAATCCCATAAAGACAAGGAATGGTTGTGTTGATCCGTCCACAAGCCGGGCAATTGGTACACGGAAGCGTCGCCGGACAGCCGGGTTGTAAGAAGCGATACGGCGGCGGCATCTTCTTTTGCGCAGCAAGGCTTAGGAGCAACGACAGGTCTCCTGTTACAGGACAATACCAGGATGCAGCCAAGCAATAAGAAGATATGGAATTTCATGGCGAACAGTTGTAATTTGAATGATGGTGTGCATTGTCTTCAATATCCTGCGCGCACCGGAACCCCAGGCTTCCCACGGTATAAGCAGCCTGGAGGCTTCCGCGGAAGGCGTACCGCATATACGCAGCATAGTCTTCCTTATTGAAGGTGCCGAGCGAACCGGCCCCACAGGTGAAAGTATTGGCAGCCTTCCCTGCGCTCTG
Coding sequences within it:
- a CDS encoding SCO family protein, producing MKFHIFLLLGCILVLSCNRRPVVAPKPCCAKEDAAAVSLLTTRLSGDASVYQLPGLWTDQHNHSLSLWDLKGKVQVVAMVFTHCRYACPRLVADMKAIQRALPTAEKNEVGFVLVSFDVQRDDPVQMSRFAGQQQLDDHWVLLHGNAGQVRELSMALNVRYQRLANGDFSHSNAIYILDRRGGIRQILDGVEAQTVSAALTIKGLVQHNDQLTDR